From Erigeron canadensis isolate Cc75 chromosome 5, C_canadensis_v1, whole genome shotgun sequence:
ATATCATACTTCTGCAGTCATATTCTGAAGCACTAGTCTCGTTTTAGCCTAAGGTACGTTCCTGACAATATCTACCCAATTACTCATGCATAGGTAATCCAGATTGTGTTTTAATCTCTAACGGTCAGAGTGTATAAACAATAGTTATCTTAGCAGGAAACTGGTCAAACGGGTTGAAAGTCACCCCAAAGTTGTATcttaaatgcataaaacctccggATGTACTATTCAAAACAAGTTACATTATTACTGAAATAGTACTAGATTATGAACCATATTTGGCACACTAACTAATATTTACAAGTTTTGGACAAAGTGTTCTAGGTCAACCAGACCTGTaatttgacctgttacccaccCTACTCACTCATTCTGCCACCTATAGTAGATTCAATCAAAATGGTGGATGCTAAAAATGAACAAATTTACACATTGAGTATATCCAGATTTTTTGAAAACGCACCTTGGCATTCTTAGTAGTTCATGGTAGAATTCAAGACCTGCACATATCGCATGCTCTTGGTTGCTCAGGATGAGAGAAATGAATGGGGCGACGGGGGTAAACTGTGAGATGTGGTATCTACATTGCCCATTAAACCTCATACATTTTACTAGAATAGCCGCCAAGGATATTATTTCTTCTAAGTTATCATTTCTTGGAACATTAACAAGACTCAAAATCACGTTTGGCGAACTGATTTCAGCCAAGTGAGTGTTGTTTGTGGAGTAGTCAAAAGCAGTCACCAACACTTGAATAATCATTAGTGACGCGGTAGTGGGTGTCACAAAAAGTGATTTCAAGCGACTCTTGTAACAGCTTGAAGAACAAATAATCTTAATTAATACTGGCATGATTTGAAGCGTTTTAATCTCATTTGGAGATGGGTTTATTAGATAAAGCAACACAGCTGCTTCATAAACATCTCTTTTCAAAGCATTTGCAAGATCACCAAGATTTAGCCCTTTCTTCATTATATCCTCTATTACTGACCGATTCGATGATACAATACTTGTAAGTATAGAAACTGATGCTCTCGTCACCCCTTCTTCCTTTGAAGTAGAAAGAGCCATTAGTAACTGATCCAAAATGACATCTTTCAATAACGAGTATTTTAGTCCTGGTTTGCTTGCTAGCATCTCATACACAGTTGTAATTTCAATTGTTGTTGAATCATCGTCCTCGTGTTCTTCTAGTTTTTCTGAGAAACATAACTTGGAAATCACTTTCTCCACGATCTCAGCTTGTTCGATCCTGTAACTAGTTTCACCACTAAATGAGACTTCATCTctcctttgagatatttgaatgCTTTGGCACGTGACGTCTTCTTCATCTGCCAAACAGTTCCAAAATTCTTGAGATTTTGACATTATATTTTCTGTTtctggttgttgttgttgttcggCTGCACCTCTACGCAAGTTTCTCAATGATCTATCGAATTCATCCGCATATTCCTGATTATAACTTTCAGCAGCAGTGAGTAACCGCTACAAAATTAAGACATGAGAACTATActtgttatatatttgtttagaGACAGAAATTTCAACTCATGTACTTATAAACCGGTTGCTTTTGGGTTATCATATTGTCTCAAACTGGTCAAACATGTATCAAAATGAAACGGGTCAAACGGCAAAACAATTCAAAAGTTgcccaaagtgtatttttagttttaataaagTATTAGACCTCCTAAGTTACTTTTTCTAACAGAATTTAGAGTCAAGTAATGTAACTTTAGCAAATTAATTTTTACACACTATTTATCTATACAAAAATTACTGATCAAATGGTGATTAAGGTCAACCTGACCCGTTTTGactgttacccaacccgcctAACTCGCCTTCTCTTTTGCCacatattgtcaaacatgtaaCCTTTATCGAACTACACCTTGCCTCCAAAAAACAATGGAGACTTTTTTAAGGAAtacctcaaaatcatcatctggTACAAGGTCACTGGCGTCTGAAAATAAGGATTGTGAATCTGACTGGTCTTCCAATAGAAGATCTTGAAGACGCTTGACACTCGTGTTTTCTATAACTTTCTTTGAAACAGAACCTTCTAATATGTCATCATTTGCATTCTGTTGAGGATGAACAATAGGATGCACCTTTACAAACTACATTTCcaaaaaaagacaattttatCTCATTTGCATATGTGCTATTTTCAAGTTAAGATAGTAAGTCCTGATATGTGCACTTACATTGTGATGATCATGATGACGCATATGCACATGTTCATAGGAATTCGAAGATGATGTACTGCAGGCCTTTGTATTCCTGCAATAAGCTAACAAAACTGGTAAAATGATGCTTTATAACAGAAACTGGACTTTTTAGGCCAAACTTACTACTTTCTTTAATGAAATCTGGAATGAAGTTTTCATCATTTATAGCACAAAAATTTAGAGAAAAATTCTATATGCGTTTTGGTTTAGAGTTTACATATTTGTGCAGAGTTTCTGAAATAAATAACTGACTTTGATTCCTAAATTGTTTTGTTTGACCATAAATGCCAAATGGCATGGGTTGTTTTCTTTGGAACAAAGTAGCAATTGCTTATAATATCACCCATTTATTCTTTACATCATAATTAACACACATGAAGGTGTGAAGGTGTAAAGTTGTAATTATTGGCTTTAAGAAGCCAAGTAGTGGTGTGTTAGGGATATCTTATTAAAACTTATATCTCTGGTTATTGAGTTTTAATACAATTAATAAGTAGTTTTAAGATTGTTTCTCCAAAATTATCTCATTATACTTGAAGATGAAATAAACaaagtaacaaactttgaataaTAATTAACTTCAAAGTTGGTAATTCTAAACTGCTTATTATGAGTTTTTATGCTAAAGTAAATATAAGTACTTACAAACaactatattataattaaaaaaaaaattaagctaATTACCTAATAATTTCATGAGATTTCTTCtcatgatgatgaagatgaggtTGTTTCATCAACAAAGGAGATTGGCCATAAGAAATAACTTGATGATACATTAACCAAGCCTTATAACTAGTTGCACCCCATTTCACACTTTCAAATTCCAAcccataattattattaatattattctcCGACTCGGGTCTCAAAGGCGCAATGCACGACTCGACCACGGTTCGATACAGCTCGGGTGCAAGCTCAGTCTTGACCAACCCGGGCAACACCACCAATGCTTGAAGAAAATGCAATGCAACCTGAAGCTCCACTTCTTGAACTTTCCAAAGCATgcacaaataaaaataagcaCAACAAACTAAATAAGCATTCGATATTCCATCCGTTATCCCGTTTTCGTTTAACGAAGCGGGTGCTTGAAGCATTTTCTGTGCGGTTTGAACTTGTTCCATCATACAACATTTTGATTGTATTGCAGCCTCTACATTCTGCATACCAAAGTAAAGATTTGAGACTACGGATTGTTCGTCGTACGAGTCGTGTTTGTAAAGTTTGAGCTTTGATGAGCATTTTGTTTGTAGGATTTTTCGGGTTCTGGGGTTGGAAATTATGGAGTCAATGTGATTATTTATTAGTGTTACGAGTCGACGTAAGAGTTCGGGGTGTATGGATTCATGACAATGAAGATGAtgtgatgatgaagaagaagaagaaaatgaagaagaacaagaagaagatgTGGAAGCCATTGAAGAGATAAGAGAATTGATGAAATAAAAGGATTTCTGTTATGGACTTATTATGAGAAGAAGTAACATGTGAGCCAAATTACAAAAAACTTATTGGTCCCTCTGTTTTTCAACAAACAGAACAGTTGATACAGACAAAATCTCTTCTTAATATGAGAAGATgtattttattatcttttactttcttttcgCAATCGTACACATGTATTTAAGGGTGGCTTTTCTACATTTTGTTCTTCGAGTTTTCTTAAaggagaaaaagaaataaatttaaataattataaaataagttgagtttttgagttattttaaaaaaagaaaagatataaatccaaataattataaaataaattgagttcttggatttttattttttttttatagaaaggaaagtaaatgaaataatatttgaaagaattttttagttgtttttttgactaaaaatcttttttccatttttacaATGATTCTGAAGGATTCTATCTCTTATAAAATgggtttttcaaaaatgaataAGTTAtaattgtcaaacatggttatTAACTTTTACTTGACATTATCTATTTCGTAACTTTAGACTTTAGAGTGTTATATAAATACATGTCACGATTTAGTTCTCAATTAACTTCTCATATGGTAGACTAGAATTATGATGAATATCAATGCACTTTAGGTGATGGGTTGTTTTCACTTATAACATCATCAATAGTAATTAcgagttataaaataaattattttgtaactGTATCATAAGAACAcaaagtgaaaagaaaaaaaaagaaaaacaaaccttTTATTCAACTTTATTATGGTATCATTATCGAATATTTGGTTCTTGTTATTATATCAAACTAGCACATTACCCGCAATGCGACGGTGATTGTAGTGATGACGATGTGGTGATGGGAGCGACTGTTAATGATAGATGACGTGTCAATTGatgtagataattaatgtaaaagtaatttatgtaaagaattaatggaaatattttaaaagataaattattgctagtgtaatataatcataAATGTTAAGGAGATAGTGTAAgtgaaagtatttaaaaaaagtgttaagtgaaaatattacatacttttcaactttttcaaaaataaaatgctatttttttataatatagtatagaagtgtatatatgtatatatatatatatgtatatatatatatatatgggtccTTTATTACTTGAAGACATAATTTTGCCATCaatttttataatgtaataaatgTTGTGATAACTTATATGATTGTCATACAGTCATATTAGTAGATATACTCGTTAGGGCGGGGCAGGAGGAGTATAGCTCGGGTACCCCGACCACGATCGGGTAAGGCCTACTCAACACGACGTTGCTCGCATTTTTGAGGCACACGAACAACGCCATCACATGTCGGGGATGCTTGCAATTGGTAGCATCGATTGTACACATGTCGAGTTGTTAAATTGTCCTAGACACTTAAAAGGACAATATACGAGAGGCGACCATGGCGTTCCCACTATTATGCTTGAGATAACCGCTTCTCAAGATACGTGGATGTGGCATGCTTATTTTGGTGCTCCCGGTTCAAATAATGACATAAACGTGTTGAACCAATCCGACTTGTATTTGACGGAGCGAAATGGCACGGCCCCGGACACTTTATTCTTCGTTAATAACCGCTATTACAAACGCGGTTATTATCTAACTAATGGTATCTACAACACGTACTCGACTTTTGTTAAAGCATACATGTATCTTACTAACCCGAAGGAGAAAAGATTCAAGAAGTTACAAGAGGGGGCAAGGAAAGATGTGGAGCGTGTTTTTGGGATTCTAAAAGGGAAACGGAAAATTCTTAAGCGTCCTTTTCGACCCATGACCAAAGACAAGATCGGGTATTATGTTTACGCGGCTTGTATTTTGCAAAACATGGTCATTAAAGGCTATGGCCGAGCAATCTCACCAGTTCACATAATAGACCCGCCGGTCCAACCGGTGTTCAACGATAGCGTCTTAGGTGAGCTACTAAACAAAGACATCCATCATCGTCTTCGTTATGACCTCACCAAACATGTGTGGGCTCAAGACTTGGCATTTTTCGacgattagttttttttttttttttttgtaatgattgtagtgtttttatttttatgtgtgttttttttttgtttattatgtattttttttttatgtgttatgtaatgtttatttaagtttttaataaaatgttttaagttagtaatatatttatgtaaaaaaaaaaattagaaaagaaaatgaaattgggtAAGAATTTGGTATATATTGTCAATGATTTGGGTAAGAATTTGGTAGACTTGGGTACAGGACCggcttcactatatatataggttaggCATGGGCCTAAGGCCCCTAAAATACAAAGGTctccatttttatattttgggttTAATGTTTTTAGACTTTAAACTTTTGTGTTATAAGTTATTACTATACAAGGATAACAATAATGCCCAACAAAAAcgggaaaaataaaaagaactaACTTTTAAGAAATCAAAAAAATCTGATAGCCGATCTTTACTCTGATTTCCAACAACGAGTTAGTGATTAAATCTTGATTATATGAAAGACTCTCCTAAAAATGGTACAAAATTTTGCTTCTTTGAGTTCTTTTCACATATCACTTTAGTAATAAGATCAACTACTTTTTTTTCGCTTTTTGTGTTTCCTTTAATTTGTATGTTAATCAACTAGGTCCCAAAAATAATTTCGCTTAAGGCCTCCGAAAATCTTAAGCCGGCACTGCTTGAGTAGTTGTGAGTTGGAAGATTTTGATTCTAAGAGAAATTGGGTAAGGTTGGGTACTTCTGGAGTACTCCCTCCAGGCCTTCACCCTTACAAAAGCATTAGATAAGTAACGAAATATTCGACAACAACAATTAAATGTGTATATAGTACATATAGAAGCAATTTGGAAACcgaatatataaaataactatatctTTATGACTTTATGCTCTTAGCTATGTACAGTATAATCGTATTTCATGAACTTATCAAGAATAGCACCTAAATAGAAACCGAAAGGTTAACCCAAAGACTTTTTTTTCCCCGCTATGTTTCACGAGAGTTATTGGGGTCTGATTAAAGCCTTTAATCACACGGTTTAAAGCAGTGGAGATTGTGTCGTTTTcgtattgatatatatatatattagtggtGGTTTTCATGTTACGACACATGCATTGTTGTTTTATTATAGAAGAAAAAAATCCACACTGGATTTACACTAAAGACTTTATTAGTATTATACTATAACTTGATGGAAAAATGATTAGTGTTTTTGCATTGTTAGGTGTGGGACACTTTTTCAACACATCCCACTTTCTAGTTTTCtcaaactttatatattttattgttctATGTCGTACccatgttaatatatatagattagattaacaatataattaattagCTTATCTTCCTTTCTTAACTTATGTAAATACTTTGAGGTGGGTGAAACTGATTTTCTATTAGCTTAATATTGCTTaatgtataaatcataataacatGTAAGTGCTGAACTTTGTATAATACTTGTCTAAGTGTGTTGGCATCCCACCACTCAACCCTTCACTCACTTTTTACTTTCAACCAAGGGGGTGTTTGACCTAGCTTTTTTTCCATGGCTTAtgcttatattttataaatggCTTTTGGCTTTTTTGCTTGAAGATTATAAGCCATTATGTAGTGTTTGTATTAGCTTTTATAAAATTATGGCTTTTATTAGGAAAAGGAAAGGCAAATGAgggaaaaaagcaaaaaagcTTCAATTTATAGCTTATGAAAAATGGCTATTATTGTGCTTAGATAAGCAAATAAGCCCAAACAAACACCCAAAATGGCTTTTATTGTGTTAAATAAGCAAAAAAGCTATAAGCCATGGAAAAAAaactaggccaaacaccccACAAATCTATTATGTCACCTTATTTACTGATTGACCTCTCACTCACACCACAATCTACTTTTTCATTGGCAACTCATCACTTACACCACACTATACCTTAACAATACTATTACAAGAAAACACAACAAAGAAGGGAAGAAAAGAACTACCACTCGTGGATGAAAACCACTCAATCTCACCACGTCTGTGTTGCATTATGAAAGGGGAATGGTGGTGATATAGCGGTGTGGCGCCATGCCAACCACTCGCCCACCACCGGTATGATGCCAACACTCtaatttatgttatatttgaaaaatatcCTTTTAAgattagaaagaaaaagagaataagATAGAAAAAGTCAATAAACTTTAATGACTGCCATCATATTGTCTTAGAGATGCAGAAATGGAACATGTCCACTTTTACCATCTCTTTTATGAGTTTATATCCTCTATTAGCTATAAATCACTTAGTCGTTTTTTTTCATTGTAAAGATAACAAGGTGCTATAGAAAACACTTGAGAGCACGAaattatctataaaaaaaatttcaaacttgCAATGTAATATTTACATGTAGTATGTACTACTCGTATTATGTTAAAGgtaagggtgtagtcggcaagTTTTATCGGCAATGTGGATCGGCTAGCATTGGCTATTTGGCAAGGTTATAGCACATGCATTGGCAAGTTACATCGGCAAGTTGAATCAGGTGGTTTTGGTCGATGATAGTGAACGTTGAGCAAGTGCCACGTGACCTTTTTATGGGGGCCGGGGGGGGGGTGGGAGTGGACGTTGGAGCGtgtgtgacttttttttttaattggcaagttttggcgCTACACCGTGGTTTTTGGAAAGTTATGGCTTCAAATTGGCAAGGACAAGTGTCAAGTGTTTATTGGTTCATAACTTGTCAAAATTTGCCAAAGAGCCAATTTGTGACACTACATCCTTGTCCCTTATAGCATTTTATCACTCAATTTGTAAATCATATTTCGTATGCATTATAGATTTATGGGATTAGTGTCTAGGAATGCAATGAACTATTCACGAATGTCTATATTATGCAATGATTTACTCGAGTGtttatgttatgcaatgaacTCGCTAT
This genomic window contains:
- the LOC122600970 gene encoding putative E3 ubiquitin-protein ligase LIN isoform X1; this encodes MASTSSSCSSSFSSSSSSSHHLHCHESIHPELLRRLVTLINNHIDSIISNPRTRKILQTKCSSKLKLYKHDSYDEQSVVSNLYFGMQNVEAAIQSKCCMMEQVQTAQKMLQAPASLNENGITDGISNAYLVCCAYFYLCMLWKVQEVELQVALHFLQALVVLPGLVKTELAPELYRTVVESCIAPLRPESENNINNNYGLEFESVKWGATSYKAWLMYHQVISYGQSPLLMKQPHLHHHEKKSHEIIRNTKACSTSSSNSYEHVHMRHHDHHNFVKVHPIVHPQQNANDDILEGSVSKKVIENTSVKRLQDLLLEDQSDSQSLFSDASDLVPDDDFERLLTAAESYNQEYADEFDRSLRNLRRGAAEQQQQPETENIMSKSQEFWNCLADEEDVTCQSIQISQRRDEVSFSGETSYRIEQAEIVEKVISKLCFSEKLEEHEDDDSTTIEITTVYEMLASKPGLKYSLLKDVILDQLLMALSTSKEEGVTRASVSILTSIVSSNRSVIEDIMKKGLNLGDLANALKRDVYEAAVLLYLINPSPNEIKTLQIMPVLIKIICSSSCYKSRLKSLFVTPTTASLMIIQVLVTAFDYSTNNTHLAEISSPNVILSLVNVPRNDNLEEIISLAAILVKCMRFNGQCRYHISQFTPVAPFISLILSNQEHAICAGLEFYHELLRMPRSSSVSLLQQLREGGGVNIICILLLAIQQTQDEYKLLAASLLLQLDIQEESPDNNLNREMAIQTLFKSLTCEENLDIQQLAGFIVSNLGGTFAWTGEPYTIAWLVKKAGLNSTLHKNIVKTIDWSDDTLQESGTENWCAKVARELIKLGNPVFIALERGLRSKNKRVSRDCLTTITWIGCEIVKGPDDLRCSACDILLSTIEQYVHPGMELDERLLACLCIYNYTFGRGMQKLTQLSEGVRESLRRLSSITWMAEELLKVADYYMPNKWRISCVHTQVLEADYSSSGAVNSLIYYRGHLFSGYSNGSIKVWDIKGQTTTLISDIKEHKKAVTCFALYEPGNCLLSGSSDKTIRVWQMYERKLQCIEVITTKDAIQSLESFGEVIFVVTHNHKLKVTNYSTKSKSKSICTKKLLTIKKYDIMQVFDSSRKVKDVLKNKNVKCIKASQGKVYIGCMDSSIQELSIGNNKQQEIKTASKSWRMQNKPINSIALYKDWLYSASTCIDGSRIKDWRKQCKAQVSIVPEKRSNVVAISVVEDFIYLNTSSSASNLEIWLRGTLHKVGRLSAGSKITSMLTANDMILCGTESGLIKGWIPL
- the LOC122600970 gene encoding putative E3 ubiquitin-protein ligase LIN isoform X2, coding for MASTSSSCSSSFSSSSSSSHHLHCHESIHPELLRRLVTLINNHIDSIISNPRTRKILQTKCSSKLKLYKHDSYDEQSVVSNLYFGMQNVEAAIQSKCCMMEQVQTAQKMLQAPASLNENGITDGISNAYLVCCAYFYLCMLWKVQEVELQVALHFLQALVVLPGLVKTELAPELYRTVVESCIAPLRPESENNINNNYGLEFESVKWGATSYKAWLMYHQVISYGQSPLLMKQPHLHHHEKKSHEIIRNTKACSTSSSNSYEHVHMRHHDHHNFVKVHPIVHPQQNANDDILEGSVSKKVIENTSVKRLQDLLLEDQSDSQSLFSDASDLVPDDDFERLLTAAESYNQEYADEFDRSLRNLRRGAAEQQQQPETENIMSKSQEFWNCLADEEDVTCQSIQISQRRDEVSFSGETSYRIEQAEIVEKVISKLCFSEKLEEHEDDDSTTIEITTVYEMLASKPGLKYSLLKDVILDQLLMALSTSKEEGVTRASVSILTSIVSSNRSVIEDIMKKGLNLGDLANALKRDVYEAAVLLYLINPSPNEIKTLQIMPVLIKIICSSSCYKSRLKSLFVTPTTASLMIIQVLVTAFDYSTNNTHLAEISSPNVILSLVNVPRNDNLEEIISLAAILVKCMRFNGQCRYHISQFTPVAPFISLILSNQEHAICAGLEFYHELLRMPRSSSVSLLQQLREGGGVNIICILLLAIQQTQDEYKLLAASLLLQLDIQEESPDNNLNREMAIQTLFKSLTCEENLDIQQLAGFIVSNLGGTFAWTGEPYTIAWLVKKAGLNSTLHKNIVKTIDWSDDTLQESGTENWCAKVARELIKLGNPVFIALERGLRSKNKRVSRDCLTTITWIGCEIVKGPDDLRCSACDILLSTIEQYVHPGMELDERLLACLCIYNYTFGRGMQKLTQLSEGVRESLRRLSSITWMAEELLKVADYYMPNKWRISCVHTQVLEADYSSSGAVNSLIYYRGHLFSGYSNGSIKVWDIKGQTTTLISDIKEHKKAVTCFALYEPGNCLLSGSSDKTIRVWQMYERKLQCIEVITTKDAIQSLESFGEVIFVVTHNHKLKVFDSSRKVKDVLKNKNVKCIKASQGKVYIGCMDSSIQELSIGNNKQQEIKTASKSWRMQNKPINSIALYKDWLYSASTCIDGSRIKDWRKQCKAQVSIVPEKRSNVVAISVVEDFIYLNTSSSASNLEIWLRGTLHKVGRLSAGSKITSMLTANDMILCGTESGLIKGWIPL
- the LOC122600970 gene encoding putative E3 ubiquitin-protein ligase LIN isoform X3, which encodes MASTSSSCSSSFSSSSSSSHHLHCHESIHPELLRRLVTLINNHIDSIISNPRTRKILQTKCSSKLKLYKHDSYDEQSVVSNLYFGMQNVEAAIQSKCCMMEQVQTAQKMLQAPASLNENGITDGISNAYLVCCAYFYLCMLWKVQEVELQVALHFLQALVVLPGLVKTELAPELYRTVVESCIAPLRPESENNINNNYGLEFESVKWGATSYKAWLMYHQVISYGQSPLLMKQPHLHHHEKKSHEIIRNTKACSTSSSNSYEHVHMRHHDHHNFVKVHPIVHPQQNANDDILEGSVSKKVIENTSVKRLQDLLLEDQSDSQSLFSDASDLVPDDDFERLLTAAESYNQEYADEFDRSLRNLRRGAAEQQQQPETENIMSKSQEFWNCLADEEDVTCQSIQISQRRDEVSFSGETSYRIEQAEIVEKVISKLCFSEKLEEHEDDDSTTIEITTVYEMLASKPGLKYSLLKDVILDQLLMALSTSKEEGVTRASVSILTSIVSSNRSVIEDIMKKGLNLGDLANALKRDVYEAAVLLYLINPSPNEIKTLQIMPVLIKIICSSSCYKSRLKSLFVTPTTASLMIIQVLVTAFDYSTNNTHLAEISSPNVILSLVNVPRNDNLEEIISLAAILVKCMRFNGQCRYHISQFTPVAPFISLILSNQEHAICAGLEFYHELLRMPRSSSVSLLQQLREGGGVNIICILLLAIQQTQDEYKLLAASLLLQLDIQEESPDNNLNREMAIQTLFKSLTCEENLDIQQLAGFIVSNLGGTFAWTGEPYTIAWLVKKAGLNSTLHKNIVKTIDWSDDTLQESGTENWCAKVARELIKLGNPVFIALERGLRSKNKRVSRDCLTTITWIGCEIVKGPDDLRCSACDILLSTIEQYVHPGMELDERLLACLCIYNYTFGRGMQKLTQLSEGVRESLRRLSSITWMAEELLKVADYYMPNKWRISCVHTQVLEADYSSSGAVNSLIYYRGHLFSGYSNGSIKVWDIKGQTTTLISDIKEHKKAVTCFALYEPGNCLLSGSSDKTIRMYERKLQCIEVITTKDAIQSLESFGEVIFVVTHNHKLKVFDSSRKVKDVLKNKNVKCIKASQGKVYIGCMDSSIQELSIGNNKQQEIKTASKSWRMQNKPINSIALYKDWLYSASTCIDGSRIKDWRKQCKAQVSIVPEKRSNVVAISVVEDFIYLNTSSSASNLEIWLRGTLHKVGRLSAGSKITSMLTANDMILCGTESGLIKGWIPL